The Vitis riparia cultivar Riparia Gloire de Montpellier isolate 1030 chromosome 3, EGFV_Vit.rip_1.0, whole genome shotgun sequence genome includes a region encoding these proteins:
- the LOC117910105 gene encoding NAC domain-containing protein 22-like, protein MEDMTAELELPGFRFHPTEEELLDFYLKNIIFGKRQRFDIIGLLNIYHYDPWALPGLAKIGEREWYFFVPRDRKHGNGGRPNRTTENGFWKATGSDRRILNSSDPKRIIGLRKTLVFYEGRAPHGKKTDWVMNEYRLPDTCSIPKDIVLCKIYRKATSLKVLEQRAAMEEEMKSVHGSPSSPMSSMDGISFCSSQQEKPGPSMPMQGMVFKKEVVEEKKYENGQEGAKGSCSSLQLPSGKLTELQVPKSGTDWSQDPIWTQLGSPWLQNLNTYTNILNF, encoded by the exons ATGGAGGACATGACAGCAGAGCTTGAACTACCCGGGTTTCGGTTTCATCCTACCGAGGAAGAACTCCTGGACTTCTACctgaaaaatatcatttttgggaAGAGGCAGAGGTTTGATATAATTGGACTGCTCAACATATATCATTATGATCCTTGGGCTTTGCCAG GATTGGCGAAGATTGGCGAGAGGGAGTGGTACTTTTTTGTGCCTAGAGATAGGAAGCATGGCAATGGAGGAAGGCCTAACAGGACCACTGAAAATGGATTCTGGAAGGCCACAGGCTCAGACAGAAGAATACTGAATTCTTCTGATCCTAAAAGGATCATTGGCCTGAGAAAGACTCTTGTGTTCTACGAAGGAAGAGCACCTCATGGAAAAAAAACTGATTGGGTCATGAACGAATATCGCCTCCCAGACACCTGTTCCATACCAAAG GACATAGTGTTGTGTAAGATATATAGGAAGGCAACATCCTTGAAGGTCCTGGAACAAAGGGCAGCAATGGAGGAAGAGATGAAGTCAGTTCATGGATCACCTTCATCCCCAATGTCATCAATGGATGGTATCTCATTCTGCAGCTCTCAACAAGAAAAGCCGGGCCCATCGATGCCCATGCAGGGCATGGTTTTCAAGAAGGAAGTAGTAGAagagaagaagtatgaaaatGGCCAGGAGGGTGCCAAAGGGTCTTGCTCATCTCTGCAGTTGCCATCAGGGAAGTTGACTGAGCTCCAAGTTCCAAAATCAGGCACAGACTGGAGCCAGGACCCCATTTGGACCCAACTAGGCAGCCCCTGGCTTCAAAATCTGAACACTTACACCAACATTCTGAATTTCTAA
- the LOC117911907 gene encoding basic endochitinase, whose amino-acid sequence MGLWALVAFCLLSLVLVGSAEQCGGQAGGRVCPGGACCSKFGWCGNTADYCGSGCQSQCSSSTGDIGQLITRSKFNDMLKHRNEGSCPGKGFYTYDAFIAAAKAFPGFGTTGDTTTRKREIAAFLAQTSHETTGGWASAPDGPYAWGYCYLREQGSPGAYCVPSAQWPCASGRKYYGRGPIQISYNYNYGQAGKAIGVDLVNNPDLVATDAVISFKTAFWFWMTPQSPKPSCHNVITGGWTPSGADKSAGRLPGFGVITNIINGGVECGKGVVPQVQDRIGFYKRYCDILGVSYGNNLDCNNQRPFGSGLLLDTM is encoded by the exons ATGGGGTTGTGGGCATTGGTAGCTTTCTGTCTGTTGTCATTAGTACTGGTTGGCTCAGCAGAGCAATGTGGAGGGCAAGCTGGGGGTAGAGTTTGCCCAGGGGGGGCATGCTGCAGCAAGTTTGGTTGGTGTGGCAACACTGCTGATTACTGTGGCAGTGGCTGCCAAAGCCAGTGCAGTTCTTCCACTGGTGACATTGGCCAGCTTATTACCAGGTCCAAGTTCAATGATATGCTTAAGCATAGAAATGAGGGGAGTTGCCCTGGCAAGGGCTTCTACACCTATGATGCTTTCATAGCTGCCGCTAAGGCCTTTCCTGGCTTTGGAACAACTGGTGATACCACTACTCGTAAAAGGGAAATCGCAGCCTTCTTGGCTCAAACTTCTCATGAAACCACTG GGGGGTGGGCTAGTGCACCTGATGGCCCATACGCTTGGGGATACTGCTACCTCAGGGAACAAGGCAGCCCCGGAGCTTACTGTGTTCCTAGTGCACAGTGGCCTTGTGCCTCTGGTAGGAAATACTATGGCCGAGGCCCCATACAGATTTCCTA CAACTACAACTATGGGCAAGCTGGGAAAGCCATAGGGGTAGACCTGGTAAACAACCCTGATCTAGTAGCAACAGATGCAGTCATATCATTCAAGACAGCCTTCTGGTTCTGGATGACACCCCAGTCACCCAAGCCTTCCTGCCATAATGTCATCACAGGAGGATGGACCCCATCAGGTGCAGATAAGTCAGCAGGGCGGCTTCCCGGTTTTGGTGTTATCACAAACATCATCAATGGAGGTGTTGAATGTGGGAAAGGGGTAGTTCCTCAGGTCCAGGACCGCATAGGTTTCTATAAGAGGTACTGTGATATACTTGGGGTTAGCTATGGCAACAACCTGGACTGCAACAACCAAAGGCCTTTCGGGTCTGGCCTCCTGCTGGACACCATGTAA